A stretch of the Neptunomonas phycophila genome encodes the following:
- a CDS encoding Fe2+-dependent dioxygenase, which yields MIIPIHQVFTREQVSQIRGYLDDAEWVDGAETAGAQASSVKRNQQLSQDSALCQQLGDVVLDALARHSTFISAALPQKIYPPLFNRYSVGETYGLHVDNAIRVVPGTAVRVRTDLSATLFLSDPDEYEGGELTIQDKFGSHQVKLSAGDMILYPSTSLHRVEPIIKGQRVSSFFWLQSMVRNHEQRDVLFDLDTSVQSLTSQHGHDHADVIRLSGIYQNLIQQWIDT from the coding sequence ATGATCATTCCTATTCATCAAGTCTTTACCCGTGAGCAGGTCAGTCAAATACGCGGTTATTTGGACGATGCAGAATGGGTTGATGGAGCCGAAACTGCAGGTGCACAGGCTTCCTCTGTTAAGCGTAATCAGCAGTTGTCTCAAGACTCAGCCTTATGTCAGCAATTAGGGGATGTGGTACTTGATGCGTTAGCGCGTCATAGCACCTTTATTTCTGCCGCTTTACCTCAGAAAATTTATCCGCCGTTATTCAATCGTTACAGTGTCGGTGAAACCTACGGTTTGCATGTGGATAATGCAATACGGGTAGTGCCGGGGACCGCTGTACGTGTTCGTACGGATCTATCAGCTACTCTGTTTTTAAGTGATCCAGACGAATATGAAGGGGGCGAACTGACCATTCAAGATAAATTTGGCTCACATCAAGTTAAATTATCGGCGGGTGACATGATCCTATATCCGTCAACTAGCTTACATCGTGTCGAACCGATCATCAAAGGGCAGCGAGTGAGCTCTTTTTTCTGGTTGCAAAGTATGGTTCGTAATCACGAGCAGCGTGATGTGTTATTTGATTTGGATACGAGTGTCCAATCACTAACCAGCCAACATGGTCATGACCATGCTGACGTAATACGCCTATCGGGTATTTATCAAAACCTTATACAGCAGTGGATAGATACCTAA
- a CDS encoding TonB-dependent receptor yields the protein MSHQKMETAFSLRSEFAEKSPVSKAGTLAFAISAALATQGVYAEEVTLDKLMVEEQGIAADGNPYAEPDAPYKAKKLSDSRQTRDIADTPHTMTVMTKEAIAESGKTELKDLLSAQPGITLGTGEGGNSFGDRYIIRGYEARSDIFTDGLREPGLITRETFALEQIEISKGPNSTFAGRGSTGGSVNTVTKKANMDDTFTTVEAGLGTDKYKRVTLDTNQVLSSDTAVRLNMLYTDSDTPDRAPAGEQRQGILASVVHQATEDLKVSADYYHFKADDKTDTGYAINRTTGGVNKYDPAVQNGSDFQRGEADVFTVTVNYDISDDIRLENKTRWGNTKNEYVVTTYSGVSDNRPTGLRNFTGWQDNDYVGNQTNFVIDKDIAGMRNTIVAGVEYGKESVRSGNYTVDTTATGAVDDPYNIDNDFWTGTVTKNSASSDLDLTTVSVYLMDTVTVNDWLEVFGGVRYDRFDYKLHSYSADENYNYDDGLLNGHLGLVFSPWENGNVYASWSTSSNINGGEADAGTNCGYGGLCNADSDAYKNVKPEESVNLEVGTKWNLMDERLLLTAALFQTTKDNVLEGADYDTAGSGNTGENRVRGVELGLSGNITPKLSGQFGMAIMSSEILDSYYDGTQALSGRGGVTYPNYIGYDKPNFADKSANLQLRYQATPQFAFGGTVTYSSEMSGGQPDGAASDSIKLPSYTVYDMFATYDFSRSLSVTANVQNLTDEEYYTAVYRGGSIVYIGDGRSAKVSLKYKF from the coding sequence ATGTCTCATCAAAAAATGGAAACAGCGTTTTCGTTACGCTCGGAGTTTGCTGAAAAATCTCCTGTTTCAAAGGCTGGAACGCTTGCTTTCGCTATTTCTGCTGCATTAGCCACTCAGGGTGTTTATGCAGAAGAAGTAACTCTCGACAAATTAATGGTTGAAGAACAAGGGATCGCAGCAGACGGAAACCCGTACGCTGAGCCTGATGCGCCTTATAAAGCAAAAAAGCTATCTGACTCGCGCCAGACTCGTGACATAGCTGATACGCCTCATACCATGACGGTAATGACTAAAGAGGCGATTGCAGAGTCAGGTAAGACAGAACTTAAAGACTTGCTAAGCGCACAGCCGGGTATCACGTTAGGTACAGGTGAAGGCGGTAACTCGTTTGGTGACCGCTACATTATCCGTGGTTATGAAGCTCGTAGCGATATCTTCACTGATGGTCTGCGCGAACCAGGTTTGATCACGCGTGAAACATTTGCGTTAGAGCAAATAGAAATTTCTAAAGGTCCAAATTCTACCTTTGCTGGTCGTGGTTCAACAGGTGGTTCTGTCAACACTGTGACTAAAAAAGCTAATATGGATGATACGTTCACAACGGTTGAAGCCGGTTTGGGAACCGATAAATATAAGCGAGTGACATTAGATACGAACCAAGTATTGAGCAGCGATACAGCGGTTCGTTTGAACATGTTATATACTGATTCCGATACACCAGATCGTGCGCCTGCCGGAGAGCAACGCCAAGGTATCTTGGCTTCTGTTGTACATCAAGCAACTGAAGATCTAAAAGTATCTGCAGATTATTATCACTTTAAGGCAGATGATAAAACAGATACGGGTTATGCCATTAACCGTACAACGGGTGGCGTCAATAAGTACGATCCAGCTGTACAAAACGGATCAGACTTCCAGCGTGGCGAAGCGGATGTATTTACTGTAACGGTAAATTACGATATTTCCGACGATATTCGTTTGGAAAACAAAACTCGTTGGGGTAATACCAAAAATGAATATGTAGTAACGACCTATTCAGGTGTCAGTGATAACCGTCCAACTGGTCTGCGTAACTTCACTGGTTGGCAGGATAATGATTACGTAGGCAACCAAACGAACTTCGTAATTGATAAAGATATCGCTGGCATGCGAAATACGATTGTTGCCGGTGTTGAGTATGGTAAAGAAAGCGTAAGGTCAGGTAATTACACAGTTGATACCACGGCAACAGGTGCTGTTGATGATCCATACAATATCGATAATGACTTCTGGACGGGTACTGTAACCAAAAACAGTGCCTCTTCTGATCTAGATTTAACAACTGTCTCTGTATACCTTATGGATACAGTGACCGTTAATGACTGGTTAGAAGTGTTTGGTGGAGTGCGTTATGACCGCTTTGACTACAAACTGCATTCTTACTCAGCAGATGAAAATTACAACTATGACGATGGTTTGCTTAACGGTCATTTAGGTCTTGTTTTCTCACCATGGGAAAACGGTAACGTTTATGCATCTTGGAGCACGTCGTCAAATATCAACGGTGGTGAAGCAGATGCCGGCACAAACTGTGGCTATGGCGGTTTGTGTAATGCCGACTCAGATGCCTATAAGAATGTTAAACCTGAGGAATCCGTTAATTTAGAAGTGGGCACCAAGTGGAACTTGATGGATGAGCGTCTGCTATTAACAGCTGCACTTTTCCAAACCACAAAAGATAACGTTCTTGAAGGGGCTGATTACGATACAGCCGGTTCGGGTAACACAGGTGAGAACCGTGTGCGTGGTGTTGAGTTAGGGTTGTCGGGTAACATCACGCCAAAACTGAGCGGTCAGTTTGGTATGGCGATCATGAGCTCTGAAATCCTAGATTCATATTATGATGGAACACAGGCTCTATCAGGCCGTGGTGGTGTTACGTATCCTAATTACATTGGTTACGATAAGCCAAACTTCGCTGATAAGAGTGCAAACCTTCAGCTTCGTTATCAAGCAACGCCACAGTTCGCCTTCGGTGGTACTGTGACATACTCAAGCGAAATGTCGGGTGGCCAGCCTGATGGCGCAGCCAGCGATTCGATCAAGTTACCAAGCTATACAGTTTACGACATGTTTGCTACGTACGATTTCTCTCGTAGCTTATCGGTAACGGCTAACGTGCAAAACTTAACTGATGAAGAGTACTACACAGCGGTTTACCGTGGCGGCAGTATCGTTTACATCGGTGACGGTCGTTCTGCTAAAGTATCTTTGAAATATAAGTTCTAA
- a CDS encoding methyl-accepting chemotaxis protein: MKVSHRVALLSTVIVIVAFSIFSIVQFISVRNTLYQQAEISTQEASKALSAQVTNWLNGKMALIDSLRDIIDVEYSEERVQSLFLVPKLSEEFLMVFAGKASDGTWISNDKSWSSDKDARQRPWYALAQSHSQTVLTDPYVDISTKEIIISAVTKLTDNGRSRGSFGGDLSLKVVSDAVNTLNFHGKGYAFLMSADGTIISHPNTELNAKPVDQLFEGQRPNFTSTMQESTVDGVDVYTLFEPLTGLSSKEWFIGVVLNKSLVMAESRHLGWLAVISTIISALACSLIIYWVVTRLLKPLGYLNGSLVEINQGEGDLTKRLAITSKDEFASVSGEFNQFIAYLQTLIEQIKRTSSAVREKSGQIAASASESEKGLSNQLFELEQLATAMNEMSSTAQEVANSAQQAADAAECADRATEKGVSIVGNTTQAIDAMAADMDQIVGTISDLSGYSDNIESILTVITGIAEQTNLLALNAAIEAARAGDMGRGFAVVADEVRALASRTQESTEQISNMIQQLQSGVRNAQTTIKGSHQRAAETRKIANDAGEALQAIRDSIGQIGNMTVQIATAAEQQSCTSEEINRNTLNIREICQQVSEGVAVQARHSESMKSMTEQQDQSLGRFKV; the protein is encoded by the coding sequence ATGAAGGTATCGCATCGAGTCGCGCTGCTGTCGACAGTTATTGTCATCGTGGCCTTTTCTATATTTTCTATTGTACAGTTTATTAGTGTTCGAAACACGCTCTACCAGCAAGCTGAAATAAGCACCCAAGAAGCTTCTAAAGCGTTGTCAGCACAAGTGACAAACTGGCTTAATGGAAAAATGGCATTGATAGACTCCCTACGGGACATTATTGATGTCGAGTACAGCGAAGAGCGAGTACAGTCATTGTTTTTGGTGCCAAAACTGTCGGAAGAGTTTCTGATGGTTTTTGCTGGTAAGGCATCAGATGGCACGTGGATTTCCAACGATAAAAGCTGGTCCTCGGATAAGGATGCGCGTCAGCGCCCTTGGTATGCCTTAGCTCAGTCACATTCACAAACTGTTTTAACTGACCCATACGTCGATATATCTACCAAAGAGATCATCATTTCGGCTGTCACTAAGTTGACCGATAATGGTCGCTCGCGTGGTTCATTCGGTGGTGATTTAAGTTTGAAAGTTGTATCGGATGCTGTAAATACACTTAACTTTCATGGGAAAGGTTATGCGTTCTTGATGAGTGCAGACGGGACTATTATTTCCCATCCCAATACTGAATTAAACGCAAAACCGGTTGATCAATTGTTTGAAGGGCAACGGCCTAACTTTACGTCGACGATGCAAGAATCAACGGTTGATGGTGTTGATGTCTACACCCTTTTTGAGCCGCTCACCGGCTTGTCCAGTAAGGAATGGTTTATTGGGGTGGTATTAAATAAGTCGCTGGTTATGGCCGAATCGCGCCATTTAGGATGGCTAGCCGTTATTTCAACCATTATTAGTGCGTTGGCTTGCTCACTTATTATTTACTGGGTAGTTACCCGTTTACTTAAGCCTTTGGGTTACTTAAATGGCTCTTTGGTGGAAATAAACCAAGGTGAGGGTGATCTTACCAAGCGCTTAGCCATAACCAGTAAAGACGAGTTTGCGTCCGTGTCTGGTGAGTTCAATCAATTCATTGCATATTTGCAAACGTTAATAGAGCAAATTAAGCGCACATCATCGGCTGTAAGGGAAAAGTCGGGACAAATAGCGGCGTCGGCTTCGGAGTCCGAAAAAGGTTTGTCTAATCAGTTGTTTGAGCTGGAACAACTGGCTACAGCAATGAATGAGATGTCTTCTACGGCCCAAGAAGTGGCTAACAGTGCCCAGCAGGCCGCCGATGCCGCTGAATGTGCTGACAGAGCGACCGAAAAAGGGGTTTCTATTGTTGGCAATACAACCCAAGCGATTGATGCCATGGCCGCTGATATGGATCAGATTGTTGGTACGATTAGCGACTTGAGCGGTTACAGTGACAATATTGAATCTATTCTGACAGTTATTACCGGTATTGCAGAGCAAACCAATCTGCTAGCACTGAATGCGGCGATAGAAGCCGCTCGGGCAGGAGATATGGGGCGTGGCTTTGCTGTAGTTGCCGATGAGGTGAGAGCATTAGCGTCTCGAACTCAAGAGTCAACTGAGCAAATCAGCAACATGATTCAGCAGTTGCAGTCGGGCGTACGCAATGCTCAAACGACAATTAAAGGCAGTCATCAGCGCGCGGCAGAAACCCGAAAAATTGCTAATGATGCCGGTGAGGCGCTACAAGCGATCCGCGATAGTATTGGACAGATTGGTAATATGACGGTGCAAATTGCAACGGCCGCTGAACAGCAAAGTTGCACATCGGAAGAAATTAATCGCAATACGCTTAATATCCGAGAAATATGCCAACAAGTGTCCGAAGGTGTTGCTGTCCAAGCCCGTCATAGTGAATCGATGAAATCAATGACTGAGCAACAAGACCAATCATTAGGCCGCTTTAAAGTCTGA
- a CDS encoding alpha-hydroxy acid oxidase: MKHIPQAALSEIPSHLVSVSDYAKHAKSFIAADIYEYIVGGGADEVTLRRNRDALDNILIMPQVLTDCTQGSTSFTLMGETFRHPIMLAPVAFHQLVHPAGEIATAQACSVLETAMTVSTLASQPLEAIAQELTGPKWFQLYVQQSREFTLQLVERAQAAGFTKLVVTVDAPLHGIRNRAQRAGFELPEGVEAVNLRDRPPLPSRVLEPSQSIVFQGMMSEVPTWDDIAWLLTQTKMPIILKGILSPADALRAKQMGIAGVIVSNHGGRTLDCVPSAIEMLPRIREVVGSEYPLLLDGAIERGTDVFKAMALGANAVMLGRPQLYALSVAGALGVAHMLRIIREELEVTMALAGAPTINSISAENLTLG, translated from the coding sequence ATGAAGCATATACCTCAGGCCGCTTTATCTGAAATCCCCTCTCATTTAGTCAGCGTGAGCGATTATGCGAAGCATGCTAAGTCGTTTATTGCCGCTGATATTTACGAATACATTGTCGGAGGAGGGGCGGATGAGGTGACCTTGCGTCGTAACCGGGACGCTCTGGATAACATTTTGATTATGCCCCAAGTGCTAACAGACTGTACTCAAGGCTCCACAAGTTTTACATTGATGGGAGAGACATTTCGTCATCCCATCATGCTAGCCCCTGTTGCATTTCACCAACTCGTGCATCCCGCCGGTGAAATAGCTACGGCGCAGGCATGCAGCGTATTAGAAACCGCGATGACTGTGAGCACATTGGCATCGCAGCCGCTAGAGGCTATTGCACAAGAATTGACAGGCCCCAAGTGGTTTCAACTTTACGTTCAGCAAAGCCGAGAGTTTACCTTACAGTTAGTTGAGCGTGCCCAAGCAGCGGGCTTTACCAAATTAGTGGTTACGGTTGATGCGCCACTACACGGGATTCGGAATCGAGCACAGCGTGCTGGCTTTGAGTTACCAGAAGGGGTTGAAGCTGTTAATTTGCGTGATCGGCCACCGTTACCAAGTCGAGTTTTAGAGCCGTCACAGAGTATCGTTTTTCAAGGCATGATGTCTGAAGTCCCAACTTGGGATGATATCGCGTGGTTATTAACTCAAACCAAAATGCCAATTATTCTTAAGGGGATCTTAAGTCCTGCCGATGCTTTGCGGGCTAAACAGATGGGAATAGCGGGTGTGATTGTTTCTAACCACGGTGGTCGTACCCTGGATTGTGTACCTTCAGCTATTGAGATGTTACCCCGTATTCGAGAGGTGGTGGGCTCAGAGTACCCGTTATTACTGGATGGCGCTATTGAACGTGGCACGGATGTATTTAAAGCGATGGCCTTGGGTGCTAACGCTGTTATGTTAGGCCGCCCTCAGCTGTATGCCCTATCGGTGGCGGGCGCATTGGGGGTAGCACATATGTTACGTATTATTCGTGAAGAGTTAGAGGTCACTATGGCCTTGGCCGGTGCCCCAACAATTAACAGCATATCTGCAGAGAACCTAACCCTAGGCTAG